One segment of Bacteroides caecimuris DNA contains the following:
- a CDS encoding M23 family metallopeptidase — protein MKVILILSMLSVCLSAKAQFHTVARHQPVCRIDTKKALSPVGKVSNPNKESVSTAGKSTAHEHSEWVRRYMSVSYPLKRITVTSPYGYRTDPFSKKRSRHNGIDLRAKGEEAYAMLSGVVGRVGQDKRSGKFVTLRHGGYTVSYCHLSQVLVRQGTSVMPGEVIAITGNTGRSTGPHLHLTCKYKNHCVDPDILLQFIRETKNEAVTQLGVLE, from the coding sequence ATGAAAGTGATTCTTATATTATCCATGCTGTCGGTGTGTCTGTCCGCTAAAGCGCAGTTCCACACCGTAGCTAGGCATCAGCCTGTCTGTCGCATAGACACAAAAAAAGCCCTTTCCCCTGTAGGAAAGGTTTCCAATCCAAATAAGGAATCTGTCTCTACGGCAGGGAAATCCACAGCCCATGAGCATAGCGAGTGGGTACGGCGATACATGAGCGTGTCCTATCCGTTGAAGCGCATTACTGTCACTTCGCCTTACGGTTACCGTACCGACCCTTTCAGCAAGAAGCGCAGCCGGCACAACGGAATCGATCTGCGTGCCAAAGGCGAAGAAGCCTACGCCATGCTGTCAGGCGTGGTGGGCAGGGTGGGGCAGGACAAACGTTCGGGCAAGTTCGTCACCCTCCGTCACGGCGGTTACACCGTCAGCTATTGCCACCTTTCCCAAGTATTGGTTCGGCAAGGGACTTCCGTCATGCCCGGCGAGGTGATTGCCATTACCGGCAACACGGGACGCAGTACCGGCCCTCATTTGCATCTTACCTGCAAATATAAGAATCATTGTGTCGACCCGGATATTCTTTTGCAGTTCATCCGTGAAACGAAGAATGAAGCGGTAACACAATTGGGTGTTTTGGAGTGA
- a CDS encoding AAA family ATPase — MKQIRLEHFRCYTDLSIDFKSGINLLIGDNASGKTTVLKACQYVLSSFFAGYSDENTRWTSPGDDDFTVQIINGNIQPEQPVKIYFVPDSNQYAATAMADGDFIPGQKEEEYIIQKNSKKNNRALIGGIENYRNYAKTIISSNEALPVWCSFSTEDIHANRNINASKFKEYAQKTSFGYYECLNGDGFFRYWLKRLLILQEGQKNLHEIETVRTAIANALGTNNKGCGIIQDMHIRHNQGKVYYVFSDGREVDADHLSDGYRRLVNIVTDIAFRCALLNGRLYGAESALLTKGTVLIDEIDMHLHPTLQARVLQGLHNAFPMIQFIVTTHAPMVMTSIENNADNIVYQLNYENENYHIQERQTYGMDASTITDVILNQTPRAQEVDNLLGKLFDLIDSGSEEARTFLREMQARFGDKLPELAEAEAMLDFSIVEDDEEN; from the coding sequence CCGGAATAAATTTGCTTATCGGTGATAATGCAAGTGGAAAAACAACCGTTTTAAAAGCTTGCCAGTATGTATTGAGTTCCTTTTTTGCAGGATACAGTGATGAAAATACGCGTTGGACCAGTCCGGGAGATGACGATTTTACCGTACAGATAATCAATGGAAACATCCAACCGGAACAGCCGGTGAAGATTTACTTTGTTCCTGATTCCAATCAATATGCGGCAACTGCAATGGCAGACGGGGATTTCATTCCCGGACAGAAAGAAGAAGAATATATCATCCAGAAAAACAGCAAAAAGAACAACCGTGCCTTAATCGGTGGTATCGAGAATTACCGCAATTACGCCAAAACAATAATAAGTAGCAATGAAGCATTGCCTGTGTGGTGCAGCTTCTCAACAGAAGATATCCATGCCAACCGGAATATCAATGCGAGCAAATTCAAGGAATATGCACAGAAAACCTCCTTTGGTTACTATGAGTGTCTGAATGGAGACGGCTTCTTCCGCTATTGGTTGAAACGACTGCTGATATTGCAAGAAGGACAAAAGAACCTGCACGAAATAGAGACGGTACGAACAGCCATTGCCAATGCTTTGGGAACCAATAACAAGGGATGCGGTATCATTCAGGATATGCACATCCGGCACAATCAGGGGAAAGTATATTATGTATTCTCCGATGGACGCGAAGTAGATGCCGACCACTTGTCAGACGGCTACAGACGTCTGGTGAATATCGTTACGGATATCGCCTTTCGCTGCGCCTTGCTCAACGGCCGTCTATACGGTGCCGAATCTGCATTACTGACAAAAGGCACAGTATTGATTGATGAGATAGATATGCACTTGCATCCTACTCTTCAGGCAAGGGTGTTGCAAGGATTGCATAATGCTTTTCCTATGATTCAGTTCATAGTGACAACTCATGCTCCAATGGTAATGACCAGTATTGAAAATAATGCTGATAATATTGTTTATCAATTGAACTATGAGAATGAGAACTATCATATCCAGGAAAGACAGACATACGGCATGGATGCATCCACAATAACCGATGTGATATTGAATCAAACTCCAAGAGCACAAGAGGTAGACAACCTGTTGGGCAAACTGTTCGATTTAATAGATTCCGGTTCGGAAGAAGCCCGTACGTTCTTACGAGAGATGCAAGCACGTTTTGGAGACAAGTTGCCAGAGCTGGCCGAAGCCGAGGCTATGTTGGATTTTTCTATTGTAGAGGACGATGAGGAAAATTGA
- a CDS encoding DUF4099 domain-containing protein — protein MNYQHKFKEEEIPYSILEKFGLTREMIGDLPQSVLQQVCDGYRSPVLPIHITDEGGNIIQGRTRFALVRTETREADILFYPVLAQSRLEQFSEANRQKLEAGKAVIDTLTDADGRQVQAFHQIDEGTGQILSVPTPVIGRNLQYFCDYFELSNAELNCLQNGEPLTLVDEGNMLTLGIDLHDPTGIRIGIGDERQWREQSKKGLKKYNFGCFGCWMMDERGNWDYVEEKEYSEEMWEEMKKNGTNKLRMKN, from the coding sequence ATGAACTATCAACACAAATTCAAAGAGGAAGAAATACCTTACAGCATCCTCGAAAAATTCGGACTGACCCGTGAAATGATTGGCGACTTGCCGCAATCGGTGTTGCAACAGGTATGTGACGGCTACCGTTCGCCAGTGCTGCCTATCCATATCACGGATGAAGGAGGGAATATCATACAAGGGCGCACACGCTTCGCATTGGTCAGAACCGAAACAAGGGAAGCGGACATCCTGTTTTATCCGGTGCTTGCCCAAAGCCGATTGGAGCAATTTAGCGAGGCAAACCGCCAAAAGCTGGAAGCCGGGAAAGCGGTGATAGACACCCTGACCGATGCGGACGGCAGACAGGTGCAAGCCTTCCACCAGATAGACGAAGGCACCGGACAGATTCTTTCCGTGCCGACACCCGTCATCGGACGCAACCTGCAATACTTCTGCGATTATTTTGAACTGAGCAACGCCGAACTGAACTGCCTGCAGAACGGTGAGCCTTTGACACTGGTTGATGAAGGCAATATGCTGACACTCGGCATTGACTTGCATGACCCTACCGGCATCCGCATCGGTATCGGGGATGAACGCCAGTGGCGTGAACAGAGCAAGAAGGGGCTGAAAAAATACAACTTCGGGTGCTTCGGCTGTTGGATGATGGACGAACGGGGCAATTGGGACTATGTGGAGGAAAAGGAGTACAGTGAAGAAATGTGGGAGGAAATGAAGAAGAACGGGACGAACAAATTAAGAATGAAGAATTAA